CAAAATGTTCTGGTTTAACCGAGAGGTTCTCGATCGCTTTCTTTTGAAACCCCTCGCCATCGCTTGGGACTTCATAGCTCCTGACCCGGTGCAGCGCGGCGTGCGTAACACGTTTGACAATCTCGAGGTCGTCCGCCGCGTGGTAAATAACAGCCTGCAAGCGAAGTTTACCAGCGCGGGCATCGAGTTGGCGCGCTTTTCGATTAACAGCACCATCGGTCTGCTGGGCTTCTTCGACGTCGCAAAGGATGGGTTCGGCATCGAGCAACGCGATGAGGATACCGGCCAGACGTTCGGTGTTTGGGGCATGGGCCCGGGGCCCTATTTGGTTCTGCCGTTCTTGCCGCCGCTGAACGTGCGCGATGGAATTGGCCTCTTGCTTGACCGCGCAATGTTTCCGCCGTCCTATTTCATGCCGTTCTGGGGCAACATCGTCTACCGGCTCGATGAAGGCATCAACGATCGTTCGCTCAATCTCGATCGCTTTGAGCGCGTCGCCGAATCCACCGTCGATCTCTACAGCGCCGTGCGCAATGGTTACTTG
Above is a genomic segment from Deltaproteobacteria bacterium containing:
- a CDS encoding VacJ family lipoprotein, which encodes METSKWYHGLRAPLLALTLSSGLLIQVTTAFADEAQEQPAMVAVEDAPATITTAGETTSVADGVNQVDYTTPMGALETAQSAVAGDDFDSDPWEPFNDKMFWFNREVLDRFLLKPLAIAWDFIAPDPVQRGVRNTFDNLEVVRRVVNNSLQAKFTSAGIELARFSINSTIGLLGFFDVAKDGFGIEQRDEDTGQTFGVWGMGPGPYLVLPFLPPLNVRDGIGLLLDRAMFPPSYFMPFWGNIVYRLDEGINDRSLNLDRFERVAESTVDLYSAVRNGYLQRRAAAIRQ